A genomic segment from Euleptes europaea isolate rEulEur1 chromosome 17, rEulEur1.hap1, whole genome shotgun sequence encodes:
- the TERF2IP gene encoding telomeric repeat-binding factor 2-interacting protein 1: MAEGAKAPGIFQLANQEFEGNEQDSKSPSPSGDMLLRPPEAGTSEEASTSPKVQATELQSSEDAAEPQNQSLGADQPARPSSEQVAMALGDMKRFMEEFGVDLATVTQAFLKTSGDVAAVACCLQTGPHPEDCPPLWTRQDDLDLLSGNDHLRSKLITKYGEENLNRRLAFRKN, translated from the exons ATGGCAGAAGGAGCCAAGGCGCCCGGCATTTTCCAGCTGGCGAATCAAGAATTTGAAGGCAATGAG CAGGACAGCAAGAGCCCCAGCCCTTCAGGGGACATGCTTCTGAGACCCCCGGAGGCCGGAACATCTGAAGAAGCATCCACAAGTCCCAAAGTCCAGGCGACAGAGTTACAGTCTAGTGAAGATGCCGCTGAACCTCAGAACCAATCTCTGGGGGCCGACCAGCCTGCAAGGCCCTCTTCCGAGCAGGTGGCAATGGCACTGGGAGACATGAAGCGTTTCATGGAAGAGTTTGGTGTGGACCTGGCAACTGTGACTCAAGCTTTTCTGAAAACCAGTGGGGACGTGGCAGCAGTGGCCTGTTGTCTGCAGACTGGCCCGCATCCAGAGGACTGTCCCCCTCTTTGGACCAGGCAGGATGACCTAGACTTGCTGTCAGGTAACGATCATCTGAGAAGCAAGCTTATCACCAAGTATGGAGAGGAGAACTTGAACAGACGATTGGCTTTCAGGAAGAATTAG